A DNA window from Brassica napus cultivar Da-Ae chromosome C1, Da-Ae, whole genome shotgun sequence contains the following coding sequences:
- the LOC125580228 gene encoding protein DETOXIFICATION 40-like, with the protein MDSSQNDGLYEQLLHPQSDGTVPLSPSTESRNGELERVLSDVETPLFHRLRKATMIESKLLFKLAAPAVIVYMINYMMSMSTQIFPGHLGNLELAAASLGNTGIKTFAYGLMLGMGSAVETLCGQAFGGRKYEMLGIYLRRSTVLLTLAGVLLTLIYVFSKPILLFLGESPEIASAASIFVYGLIPQIFAYAVNFPIQKFLQSQSIVAPSAYISTATLFVHLLLSWLAIYKLGMGLLGASLVLSLSWWSIVVAQFVYIVTSDRCRETWRGFSVQAFSGLPSFFKLSAASAVMLCLETVEAGKPD; encoded by the exons ATGGATTCGTCTCAAAACGATGGCTTATACGAACAGCTCCTCCACCCTCAGTCTGATGGAACGGTGCCACTTTCTCCTTCGACGGAGTCTAGAAACGGCGAGCTAGAGAGAGTGCTTTCCGACGTTGAAACACCGTTGTTTCACCGCCTTCGTAAGGCCACGATGATtgaatccaagcttctcttCAAACTTGCTGCGCCTGCGGTCATCGTGTACATGATTAACTACATGATGTCCATGTCCACTCAAATATTCCCCGGCCATCTCGGAAACCTAGAACTCGCTGCAGCTTCTCTTGGTAACACCGGGATAAAAACCTTCGCATACGGTCTCATG TTAGGGATGGGTAGTGCGGTAGAAACGTTGTGTGGTCAAGCGTTTGGAGGTAGAAAATACGAGATGCTTGGCATATATCTCCGGAGATCCACCGTGTTGCTCACTCTCGCCGGCGTTCTCCTAACGTTAATCTACGTCTTCTCCAAACCCATTTTGCTTTTCCTCGGAGAGTCGCCGGAGATAGCTTCCGCCGCGTCTATCTTCGTATACGGCCTTATCCCTCAAATCTTTGCCTACGCCGTTAACTTCCCTATCCAAAAGTTTCTACAGTCGCAAAGCATCGTTGCTCCGAGTGCTTACATCTCAACGGCCACGCTCTTCGTTCACCTTCTCTTAAGCTGGCTCGCTATATACAAGCTTGGCATGGGGCTTCTTGGAGCGTCGCTGGTGCTCAGCCTCTCGTGGTGGAGTATTGTGGTGGCTCAGTTTGTTTACATCGTTACGAGTGATCGGTGTCGTGAGACGTGGAGAGGGTTTAGTGTGCAGGCGTTCTCGGGGCTACCGAGTTTTTTCAAACTCTCCGCCGCCTCCGCCGTGATGCTATGCCTTGAAACtgtagaagccggaaaaccggactga